A window from Anser cygnoides isolate HZ-2024a breed goose chromosome 1, Taihu_goose_T2T_genome, whole genome shotgun sequence encodes these proteins:
- the IFNG gene encoding interferon gamma isoform X2: MTCQTYCLFVLSVIVIYFGCSGSALFLSQLQHDIDKLKADFNASNSDVADGNPVFIEKLKNWTERNEKRIILSQIVSLYLEMLKKTDMSKPHIKNLSEQLNTLRDTLSDDYKKFKDLVDLSNLQLTGLKIQRKAVSELFSVLQKLLETSTLKRKRSQSPKRCRC; the protein is encoded by the exons ATGACTTGCCAGACCTACTGCTTGTTTGTTCTCTCTGTCATCGTGATTTATTTTGGATGTTCTGGAAGTGCTCTATTTCTTAGTCAACTTCAACATGACATAGACAAACTGAAAGCTGACTTT AACGCAAGTAATTCAGATGTAGCTGATGGCAATCCTGTTTTTatagagaaactgaaaaactggACAGAG agaaatgaaaaaaggatCATACTGAGCCAGATTGTTTCCCTGTACTTGgaaatgttaaagaaaactGACATGTCAAAGCCACACATCAAAAACCTGTCTGAGCAGCTCAATACTCTGAGAGACACCCTTTCTGATGACTATAAGAAGTTCAAAGACCTCGTGGACCTGTCAAACCTTCAG CTGACTGGCTTGAAAATCCAACGCAAGGCTGTGAGTGAGCTGTTCAGTGTCTTACAGAAACTGCTGGAGACTTCAActctcaaaaggaaaaggagccaGTCTCCAAAGAGATGCAGATGTTAA
- the IFNG gene encoding interferon gamma isoform X1, with amino-acid sequence MQSSNVNWCLENIFAKYTLRSEKKSKSESTVVVIGQWCKNYLSMFFTAHLRGEHYLPCDKYCMYNRCVCSLLQNASNSDVADGNPVFIEKLKNWTERNEKRIILSQIVSLYLEMLKKTDMSKPHIKNLSEQLNTLRDTLSDDYKKFKDLVDLSNLQLTGLKIQRKAVSELFSVLQKLLETSTLKRKRSQSPKRCRC; translated from the exons ATGCAGTCATCCAATGTGAATTGGTGCTTAGAGaacatatttgcaaaatatacTCTCAGAAGTGAAAAGAAGTCCAAAAGTGAAAGCACAGTAGTAGTTATAGGCCAGTGGTGCAAAAATTACTTGTCTATGTTTTTTACTGCTCATTTGAGAGGAGAACACTATTTGCCTTGTGATAAGTACTGTATGTATAACAGATGTGTATGTTCTCTGTTGCAGAACGCAAGTAATTCAGATGTAGCTGATGGCAATCCTGTTTTTatagagaaactgaaaaactggACAGAG agaaatgaaaaaaggatCATACTGAGCCAGATTGTTTCCCTGTACTTGgaaatgttaaagaaaactGACATGTCAAAGCCACACATCAAAAACCTGTCTGAGCAGCTCAATACTCTGAGAGACACCCTTTCTGATGACTATAAGAAGTTCAAAGACCTCGTGGACCTGTCAAACCTTCAG CTGACTGGCTTGAAAATCCAACGCAAGGCTGTGAGTGAGCTGTTCAGTGTCTTACAGAAACTGCTGGAGACTTCAActctcaaaaggaaaaggagccaGTCTCCAAAGAGATGCAGATGTTAA